In a genomic window of Myxococcales bacterium:
- a CDS encoding CbbQ/NirQ/NorQ/GpvN family protein has translation MTTPYYREVGDEVRAFTAAHATRTPVLLKGPTGCGKSRFVEAMAARLDRPLVTVACNDETSAHDLIGRWLVKGGDTVWQDGPVTRAVKQGAVLYLDEVAEAREDVIVVLHPLADHRRQLHIDRLDQTLDAGAGFMLVASYNPGYRRGLKELKPSTRQRFIAIRFGYPAAEVEAEIVEAEAQLEPAVARRLVALAGKIRTLEELGLAETVSTRLLINAGRLIGAGVPPRRACAVAVVAPLSDDVETQHALQDLVDLAL, from the coding sequence ATGACGACGCCGTACTACCGCGAGGTCGGCGACGAGGTCCGGGCGTTCACCGCGGCCCACGCGACCCGCACCCCGGTCCTGCTCAAGGGCCCGACCGGCTGCGGCAAGTCGCGCTTCGTCGAGGCGATGGCGGCGCGCCTCGACCGCCCGCTGGTGACGGTCGCCTGCAACGACGAGACCTCGGCCCACGACCTGATCGGCCGCTGGCTGGTCAAGGGCGGCGACACCGTCTGGCAGGACGGCCCGGTGACCCGCGCCGTCAAGCAGGGCGCGGTGCTGTACCTCGACGAGGTCGCCGAGGCTCGCGAGGACGTGATCGTCGTGCTGCACCCGCTGGCCGATCACCGCCGGCAGCTCCACATCGACCGGCTCGATCAGACGCTCGACGCCGGCGCCGGCTTCATGCTGGTCGCCAGCTACAACCCCGGCTATCGCCGCGGCCTCAAGGAGCTCAAGCCGTCGACCCGGCAGCGGTTCATCGCGATCCGGTTCGGCTACCCCGCGGCCGAGGTCGAGGCCGAGATCGTCGAGGCCGAGGCGCAGCTCGAGCCGGCGGTGGCCCGGCGCCTGGTCGCGCTCGCCGGCAAGATCCGGACGCTCGAGGAGCTGGGCCTGGCCGAGACCGTGTCGACGCGCCTGCTGATCAACGCCGGCCGGCTGATCGGCGCCGGCGTGCCGCCGAGGCGGGCGTGCGCGGTGGCGGTGGTCGCGCCGCTGTCCGACGACGTCGAGACCCAGCACGCGCTGCAGGACCTGGTCGACCTCGCGCTATGA
- the nirK gene encoding nitrite reductase, copper-containing: MLASRSWLFAVVVAAALGCKGGSNNTAPGPAPAPAPPPADVTSAPQGDAVIAELTAPPNVPAPITRTKPAKVIVRLEVQEKELPISDGVRYTFWTFGGTVPGSFIRVRQGDMIEFHLQNHPSSKMPHNIDLHAVTGPGGGAASSFTAPGHESQFSFRALNPGLFVYHCATAPVPMHVANGMYGMILVEPAGGLPKVDREYYVMQGDFYTVGKYREKGLQPFDMQKGIDENPTYIVFNGSEGALVGDQALTAKVGETVRIYFGVGGPNMTSSFHVIGEIFDRVYTEAGANVQEHVQTTMVPAGGATMVEFKVQVPGTYILVDHSLFRAFNKGAVGMLKVEGPEDKLVYSGKEVDSVYLSDKADPSAATAVAAASASAAAGTLTLDQQIAAGKGLFAGTCSACHQPDGKGLAPTFPPLDHSDYIARTPRDTLIGGVLNGLTGAVTVNGAEYNGLMPPMSHLTDDDIANILTFVFNSMGNNKGPVSEADVAKVRASTPRPPGAAN, encoded by the coding sequence ATGCTCGCTTCTCGTTCATGGTTGTTCGCGGTGGTCGTCGCAGCCGCCCTCGGCTGCAAGGGCGGCAGTAACAACACCGCCCCCGGACCAGCGCCGGCGCCGGCGCCGCCACCCGCGGACGTCACCAGCGCGCCGCAGGGCGACGCGGTGATCGCCGAGCTGACCGCGCCGCCCAACGTGCCAGCGCCGATCACCCGCACCAAGCCCGCCAAGGTCATCGTGCGCCTCGAGGTGCAGGAGAAGGAGCTGCCGATCTCCGACGGCGTCCGCTACACGTTCTGGACCTTCGGCGGCACCGTGCCGGGCAGCTTCATCCGGGTGCGCCAGGGCGACATGATCGAGTTCCACCTGCAGAACCACCCGTCGAGCAAGATGCCGCACAACATCGACCTGCACGCGGTGACCGGGCCGGGCGGCGGCGCGGCCAGCTCGTTCACCGCGCCCGGCCACGAGTCGCAGTTCTCGTTCCGCGCGCTCAACCCGGGCCTGTTCGTCTACCACTGCGCGACCGCGCCGGTGCCGATGCACGTCGCCAACGGCATGTACGGCATGATCCTGGTCGAGCCCGCCGGCGGCCTGCCCAAGGTCGACCGCGAGTACTACGTCATGCAAGGCGACTTCTACACGGTCGGCAAGTACCGCGAGAAGGGCCTGCAGCCGTTCGACATGCAGAAGGGCATCGACGAGAACCCGACCTACATCGTGTTCAATGGCTCCGAGGGCGCGCTGGTCGGCGACCAGGCCCTGACCGCCAAGGTCGGTGAGACGGTCCGCATCTACTTCGGCGTGGGGGGACCCAACATGACGTCGAGCTTCCACGTCATCGGCGAGATCTTCGACCGGGTCTACACCGAGGCCGGCGCCAACGTGCAGGAGCACGTCCAGACCACGATGGTGCCGGCCGGCGGCGCGACGATGGTGGAGTTCAAGGTCCAGGTGCCGGGGACGTACATCCTGGTGGATCACTCGCTGTTCCGCGCGTTCAATAAGGGCGCGGTCGGCATGCTCAAGGTCGAGGGGCCCGAGGACAAGCTGGTGTACTCGGGCAAGGAGGTCGACTCGGTGTACCTGTCGGACAAGGCCGACCCGAGCGCGGCCACCGCGGTCGCGGCCGCGAGCGCGTCGGCGGCGGCCGGCACGCTGACCCTCGATCAGCAGATCGCCGCGGGCAAGGGGCTGTTCGCCGGCACCTGCTCCGCGTGCCACCAGCCCGACGGCAAGGGCCTGGCGCCGACGTTCCCGCCGCTCGACCACTCGGACTACATCGCGCGGACCCCGCGCGACACGCTGATCGGCGGCGTGCTCAACGGGCTGACGGGCGCCGTCACGGTCAACGGCGCCGAGTACAACGGGCTGATGCCGCCGATGTCGCACCTGACCGACGACGACATCGCGAACATCCTCACGTTCGTGTTCAACTCGATGGGCAACAACAAGGGGCCGGTCAGCGAGGCGGACGTCGCCAAGGTCCGGGCGTCGACCCCGCGGCCGCCGGGCGCGGCCAACTGA
- a CDS encoding VWA domain-containing protein, producing the protein MSWDERLFGRVLARLRQRRTRAVAARGVEVGPLRRRLALLASAIAERPMAVLVANGDGGVRGANLVMPPLIAVFDTPAANLALLRARVIVGAMMARDPSPLPASDDARRLRTLVALVRARAQIGAELPGAAALLATVLPQLRGLRGPAPGRTPADRALAAATQIALGAEITEVAAAAPAPTAWLEAIADGRLDVELGPAQGGRGPAVPLCGWLAPPTLDDDDATPLGADAGPSRGGRDRAGRAHDRVRRRQLDERARGDNPLVHSFEKVHTLEKYQGGRKRIDGADELDAHGDALDELDLDEVVRSRTSTSSVYRADALGMTEPGDLGADATPPSIDALTYDEWDEGGRCYRRAWCQVHVEHAPLRATPAATVAFVAAARRRFRRERAELAAQLARLDLQPRWLGRQPDGPDIDVDAIVERHGALRHGTSGPEKLYVAPRRQPPELAVALVLDRSLSSDAWVADQRVLDVGTSALVALGDALAPLATRTAVVGFASYTRRDCRLAMLKDFDAPWAAAHARLAALEPSGYTRIGPALRHVTALLDRQPARRKLLVLLSDGKPTDYDRYEGRYGVADVHRAVTEADRQGVHVFAVALDRRARHHLPQMFGAGGFAVVTQPRDLVVAVGRLYQQRLAR; encoded by the coding sequence ATGAGCTGGGACGAGCGCCTGTTCGGCCGCGTGCTGGCCCGGCTGCGGCAGCGGCGGACCCGCGCGGTCGCGGCCCGAGGGGTCGAGGTCGGGCCGCTCCGACGACGGCTCGCGCTCCTGGCCAGCGCGATCGCCGAGCGACCGATGGCGGTGCTCGTGGCCAACGGCGACGGTGGCGTGCGCGGCGCGAACCTGGTGATGCCGCCCCTGATCGCGGTCTTCGATACGCCCGCGGCCAACCTCGCGCTGCTGCGCGCGCGCGTGATCGTCGGGGCGATGATGGCGCGGGATCCGTCGCCGCTGCCCGCCAGCGACGACGCGCGCCGCCTGCGCACGCTGGTCGCGCTGGTCCGCGCCCGCGCCCAGATCGGCGCCGAGCTGCCCGGCGCCGCGGCGCTGCTGGCGACGGTGTTGCCGCAGCTCCGGGGCCTGCGCGGGCCGGCGCCGGGCCGCACGCCCGCCGACCGCGCGCTGGCGGCCGCGACCCAGATCGCGCTCGGGGCCGAGATCACCGAGGTCGCCGCCGCCGCCCCGGCGCCGACCGCCTGGCTCGAGGCGATCGCGGACGGTCGCCTGGACGTCGAGCTGGGGCCGGCGCAGGGCGGCCGCGGCCCGGCGGTGCCGCTGTGCGGCTGGCTGGCGCCGCCGACCCTCGATGATGACGACGCGACGCCGCTGGGCGCCGACGCGGGTCCGAGCCGCGGCGGCCGCGATCGCGCCGGCCGGGCCCACGACCGGGTCAGGCGCCGCCAGCTCGACGAGCGCGCGCGCGGCGACAACCCGCTGGTGCACTCGTTCGAGAAGGTCCACACGCTCGAGAAGTACCAGGGCGGCCGCAAGCGCATCGACGGCGCCGACGAGCTCGACGCCCACGGCGACGCGCTCGACGAGCTCGATCTCGACGAGGTCGTCCGCAGCCGCACCAGCACCAGCTCGGTGTACCGCGCCGACGCGCTGGGCATGACCGAGCCCGGCGACCTCGGCGCGGACGCGACGCCGCCGTCGATCGACGCCCTGACCTACGACGAGTGGGACGAGGGCGGCCGCTGCTACCGGCGCGCCTGGTGCCAGGTCCACGTCGAGCACGCGCCGCTCCGGGCGACGCCGGCCGCGACCGTCGCGTTCGTCGCCGCCGCCCGCCGCCGCTTCCGCCGCGAGCGCGCCGAGCTCGCGGCCCAGCTCGCGCGCCTCGACCTCCAGCCGCGCTGGCTCGGCCGCCAGCCCGACGGCCCCGACATCGACGTCGACGCGATCGTCGAGCGCCACGGCGCGCTCCGCCACGGCACCAGCGGCCCCGAGAAGCTGTACGTCGCGCCGCGGCGGCAGCCGCCCGAGCTGGCGGTGGCGCTGGTCCTCGACCGCAGCCTGTCGAGCGACGCCTGGGTCGCCGATCAGCGCGTCCTCGACGTCGGCACCAGCGCCCTGGTCGCGCTCGGCGACGCGCTCGCGCCGCTGGCGACCCGGACCGCGGTCGTCGGGTTCGCCAGCTACACCCGGCGCGACTGCCGCCTGGCCATGCTCAAGGACTTCGACGCGCCCTGGGCCGCGGCCCACGCGCGGCTGGCCGCGCTCGAGCCGTCCGGCTACACGCGCATCGGCCCGGCGCTGCGCCACGTCACCGCGCTGCTGGACCGGCAGCCGGCGCGCCGCAAGCTGCTGGTGCTGCTCTCGGACGGCAAGCCGACCGACTACGATCGCTACGAGGGCCGCTACGGCGTCGCCGACGTCCACCGCGCCGTCACCGAGGCCGACCGCCAGGGCGTGCACGTCTTCGCCGTCGCCCTCGATCGGCGCGCGCGCCACCACTTGCCGCAGATGTTCGGCGCCGGCGGCTTCGCGGTCGTGACCCAGCCCCGGGACCTGGTCGTCGCGGTCGGGCGCCTGTACCAGCAGCGGCTCGCGCGCTGA
- a CDS encoding metal-sulfur cluster assembly factor, with protein MSVDLSVTSDDPAVVAPIRAALAQVLDPELGIDIVELGLVRVVLVTTGVVQVTMTTTSPACPLGETLVDEVVARVRAVPGVVEVDVALEWEPPWGPDDMSEAARVALGWVS; from the coding sequence ATGTCCGTCGACCTGAGCGTGACCAGCGATGATCCCGCGGTCGTAGCGCCCATTCGCGCCGCGCTAGCGCAGGTGCTGGACCCCGAGCTGGGGATCGACATCGTCGAGCTCGGGCTGGTGCGTGTTGTGCTGGTGACGACAGGTGTCGTGCAGGTGACAATGACCACCACCAGCCCCGCGTGTCCGCTGGGCGAGACGCTCGTCGACGAGGTCGTGGCGCGCGTGCGCGCGGTGCCGGGCGTGGTCGAGGTCGACGTCGCGCTCGAGTGGGAGCCGCCGTGGGGGCCCGACGACATGAGTGAGGCCGCGCGCGTGGCGCTCGGCTGGGTGTCATGA
- a CDS encoding cbb3-type cytochrome c oxidase subunit I: MKYESQRVAWWFFATCMLLFALQLVYGLIMAYAHAGHDPLHPIIPFHVARAVHTNLLVVWLLTGFMGAAYFIIPEEADRELYWPKLAYVQLIALVAVGVTAIIGFHLQWWEGRKFLEIPRPLDVLVVVDVLLFIANIGMTIWKGRRMTTTSMVLFFGLLMAALLYLPGMIPTDNQTIDSYWRWWVVHLWVEGVWELIMGAILSFLLIKLTGVDREVIEKWLYVIVGFTFLSGILGTGHHYYWIGTPRYWLLIGGVFSALEPLAFLAMAIYAISMARRGGRAHPNRIALQWTIGCAVMSFVGAGFLGFAHTIPAVNKYTHGTLVTAMHGHMAFWGAYAMLVLAIISYALPLLTGRKRHDTPAASFAFWTSNIGMIAMTLAFAVAGITQVVMERRIGMDFVTVQKEIEIHFWGLILAAGLFILGIGAFIWNFIRHGKPVAELDGAPSVEAAGAGAEPA; encoded by the coding sequence ATGAAGTACGAATCACAGCGCGTCGCCTGGTGGTTCTTCGCCACCTGCATGCTCCTGTTCGCCCTGCAGCTGGTCTACGGCCTGATCATGGCCTACGCCCACGCCGGCCACGATCCGCTGCACCCGATCATCCCGTTCCACGTCGCCCGCGCGGTCCACACCAACCTGCTCGTGGTCTGGCTCCTGACCGGCTTCATGGGCGCGGCCTACTTCATCATCCCCGAGGAGGCCGATCGCGAGCTGTACTGGCCCAAGCTGGCCTACGTCCAGCTGATCGCGCTGGTGGCGGTCGGCGTGACCGCGATCATCGGCTTCCACCTGCAGTGGTGGGAGGGCCGCAAGTTCCTCGAGATCCCGCGCCCGCTCGACGTCCTGGTCGTCGTCGACGTGCTCCTGTTCATCGCCAACATCGGCATGACCATCTGGAAGGGGCGGCGGATGACCACCACCAGCATGGTCCTGTTCTTCGGGCTGCTGATGGCCGCGCTCCTGTACCTGCCGGGCATGATCCCGACCGACAACCAGACCATCGACTCGTACTGGCGCTGGTGGGTGGTGCACCTCTGGGTCGAGGGCGTGTGGGAGCTGATCATGGGCGCGATCCTGTCGTTCCTGCTGATCAAGCTGACCGGCGTCGACCGCGAGGTCATCGAGAAGTGGCTCTACGTGATCGTCGGCTTCACGTTCCTGTCGGGCATCCTCGGCACCGGCCACCACTACTACTGGATCGGCACGCCGCGGTACTGGCTCCTGATCGGCGGCGTGTTCAGCGCGCTCGAACCGCTGGCGTTCCTCGCGATGGCGATCTACGCGATCTCGATGGCGCGCCGGGGCGGGCGCGCGCACCCCAACCGCATCGCGCTGCAGTGGACGATCGGGTGCGCCGTGATGTCGTTCGTCGGCGCCGGCTTCCTCGGCTTCGCCCACACGATCCCCGCGGTCAACAAGTACACCCACGGCACGCTGGTCACGGCGATGCACGGGCACATGGCGTTCTGGGGCGCGTACGCGATGCTGGTGCTGGCGATCATCAGCTACGCGCTGCCGCTGCTGACCGGGCGCAAGCGCCACGACACGCCGGCGGCGTCGTTCGCCTTCTGGACCAGCAACATCGGCATGATCGCGATGACCCTCGCGTTCGCCGTCGCCGGCATCACCCAGGTCGTGATGGAGCGCCGGATCGGGATGGACTTCGTCACGGTCCAGAAGGAGATCGAGATCCACTTCTGGGGCCTCATCCTCGCCGCCGGCCTGTTCATCCTCGGCATCGGCGCGTTCATCTGGAACTTCATCCGCCACGGCAAGCCGGTCGCCGAGCTCGACGGCGCGCCCAGCGTCGAGGCCGCGGGCGCCGGGGCCGAGCCGGCATGA
- a CDS encoding DUF542 domain-containing protein: MTMLDPQSTVAQVVLDHSACAPVFQRHRIDYCCHGDRSIAVACADRGVPVDQVVAELDDAIAARTGHEVDAASLDTPALIGHIVATHHDYLRKTLPFVLGLAAKVRRVHGARAPKLVDVDELVVALDATLGSHLDDEEERLFPSLIAKPVDQRQVAAELAAMAEDHLVVGDLLARLRDAADDFAPPDWACGSYRTLLAELVHLEGDILRHVHLENHALMPRFASR, encoded by the coding sequence CTGACCATGCTCGATCCTCAGTCCACGGTCGCCCAGGTCGTCCTCGATCACTCCGCGTGCGCGCCGGTGTTCCAGCGGCATCGCATCGACTATTGCTGTCACGGCGACCGATCGATCGCCGTCGCCTGCGCCGATCGCGGGGTCCCGGTCGATCAGGTCGTGGCCGAGCTCGACGACGCCATCGCGGCGCGGACCGGGCACGAGGTCGACGCCGCGTCGCTCGACACGCCCGCGCTGATCGGCCACATCGTCGCGACCCACCACGACTACCTGCGCAAGACGCTCCCGTTCGTGCTCGGCCTGGCGGCCAAGGTCCGCCGGGTCCACGGCGCCCGCGCGCCGAAGCTGGTCGACGTCGACGAGCTGGTGGTCGCGCTCGACGCGACGCTGGGGTCGCACCTCGACGACGAGGAGGAGCGCCTGTTCCCGTCGCTGATCGCCAAGCCGGTCGACCAGCGCCAGGTCGCGGCCGAGCTGGCGGCGATGGCCGAGGACCACCTGGTCGTCGGCGATCTGCTGGCGCGGCTGCGCGACGCCGCCGACGACTTCGCGCCGCCCGACTGGGCGTGCGGCAGCTACCGCACGCTCCTGGCCGAGCTGGTCCACCTCGAGGGTGACATCCTCCGCCACGTCCACCTCGAGAACCACGCGCTCATGCCGCGGTTCGCGTCGCGGTGA
- a CDS encoding SCO family protein, whose amino-acid sequence MRAVIGIVVVVVVASCGRGQSSAPPAPSGEAGPSAPAVASEPTMAGDWASPLGDGSIYDLELSVRGPDGAPLALASLAGAPIVISMFYASCPAACPRLIDDLKGVERDLDPAVRARTRFVLVSFDPDRDTPAKLQALAAERALGAGWILTAATDDVARELAAALGIKYRVLDDGEFFHTSVLTVLDDAGRPRARAEGLGLGHDAIVAALR is encoded by the coding sequence ATGCGCGCGGTGATCGGGATCGTCGTGGTGGTCGTGGTCGCGAGCTGCGGCCGCGGCCAGTCGAGCGCACCGCCGGCTCCGTCGGGCGAGGCCGGCCCATCGGCGCCAGCGGTGGCGTCGGAGCCGACGATGGCCGGCGACTGGGCGTCGCCGCTCGGCGACGGCTCGATCTACGATCTCGAGCTGAGCGTGCGCGGCCCCGACGGTGCGCCGCTGGCGCTGGCGTCCCTGGCCGGCGCGCCGATCGTGATCTCGATGTTCTACGCGAGCTGTCCGGCCGCGTGCCCGCGGCTGATCGACGACCTCAAGGGCGTCGAGCGCGACCTCGATCCCGCGGTGCGCGCGCGGACCCGGTTCGTGCTGGTCAGCTTCGACCCCGACCGCGACACCCCGGCCAAGCTCCAGGCGCTGGCCGCCGAGCGCGCGCTCGGCGCCGGCTGGATCCTGACCGCGGCCACCGACGACGTCGCCCGCGAGCTGGCGGCGGCGCTGGGGATCAAGTACCGCGTGCTCGACGACGGCGAGTTCTTCCACACCTCGGTCCTGACCGTGCTCGACGACGCCGGCCGGCCGCGCGCGCGCGCCGAGGGGCTCGGCCTGGGCCACGACGCGATCGTGGCGGCGCTGCGTTGA
- a CDS encoding cytochrome c has translation MLSKSAARAFFLGGTALCVVAFIGLTVDTFARIPGQTHQGKITDSVRRGKDLWDRSNCMGCHTLLGEGAYYAPELTRVIERRGPVFIRAMLTDPEKMYPGQRRMWKYDFSERDKDDLIAFFTWIGEMDLNGWPPKPTLGRVATTTGMAGTTDRPQIFNQLCVACHSLGGQGGAVGPALDGVGNRKTAPEITAWLRDPPSVKPGTAMPKLPLTDGQLDELTAFLSTLK, from the coding sequence ATGCTGTCCAAGTCCGCCGCCCGCGCGTTCTTCCTGGGAGGGACCGCGCTGTGCGTCGTCGCCTTCATCGGCCTGACCGTCGACACGTTCGCGCGCATCCCCGGTCAGACCCACCAGGGCAAGATCACCGACTCGGTCCGCCGCGGGAAGGACCTGTGGGACCGCTCGAACTGCATGGGCTGCCACACCCTGCTCGGCGAGGGCGCGTACTACGCGCCCGAGCTGACACGGGTGATCGAGCGCCGCGGGCCGGTGTTCATCCGCGCGATGCTGACCGATCCCGAGAAGATGTACCCGGGCCAGCGGCGCATGTGGAAGTACGACTTCTCCGAGCGCGACAAGGACGACCTGATCGCGTTCTTCACCTGGATCGGCGAGATGGACCTGAACGGCTGGCCGCCCAAGCCGACCTTGGGCCGGGTCGCGACCACGACCGGCATGGCCGGGACCACCGATCGGCCGCAGATCTTCAACCAGCTGTGCGTCGCCTGCCATTCCCTCGGCGGCCAGGGCGGCGCGGTCGGGCCCGCGCTCGACGGCGTCGGCAACCGCAAGACCGCGCCCGAGATCACCGCGTGGCTGCGCGATCCGCCCAGCGTCAAGCCCGGCACCGCGATGCCCAAGCTGCCCCTCACCGACGGCCAGCTCGACGAGCTGACCGCCTTCCTGTCGACGCTCAAGTAG
- a CDS encoding Crp/Fnr family transcriptional regulator — MAPAPSALAPLPLASPPPPAGARLVALLRTSHFLRTVPPPVIERLAGRASARGLVAGAHLWREGDRATGFHVIVHGLVTVRRTLASGAEVIVAIFGPRENVGDTAALEDARYPADAVVTSDTATVIRLDAQRVLEQSALCPALSLALQQALCRHAAALRTKVEILAAGSVRARLASLFVHLASRFGDELVDGTVAVPVSLARTTLASLVSARTETVIRALRPWERDGVVVTGPGGFILGDLPALTACAAAG; from the coding sequence ATGGCCCCCGCTCCGTCCGCCCTCGCCCCGCTGCCGCTCGCGTCGCCACCGCCGCCGGCGGGCGCGCGGCTGGTCGCGCTCTTGCGCACCAGCCACTTCCTGCGCACGGTGCCCCCGCCGGTGATCGAGCGGCTGGCGGGGCGCGCCAGCGCCCGCGGGCTGGTCGCCGGCGCGCACCTGTGGCGCGAGGGCGATCGCGCGACCGGGTTCCACGTGATCGTCCACGGCCTGGTCACGGTGCGGCGGACGTTGGCGTCAGGCGCCGAGGTGATCGTCGCGATCTTCGGGCCGCGCGAGAACGTCGGTGACACCGCCGCGCTCGAGGACGCGCGCTACCCCGCGGACGCGGTCGTGACGTCGGACACCGCCACGGTGATCCGCCTCGATGCGCAGCGCGTGCTCGAGCAGTCGGCGCTGTGCCCGGCGCTGTCGCTGGCGCTGCAGCAGGCGCTGTGTCGCCACGCGGCGGCGCTGCGCACCAAGGTCGAGATCCTGGCGGCCGGCTCGGTGCGGGCGCGGCTCGCGAGCCTGTTCGTGCACCTGGCGTCGCGGTTCGGCGACGAGCTGGTCGACGGCACCGTCGCGGTGCCGGTGTCGCTGGCGCGGACCACGCTGGCCAGCCTGGTGTCGGCGCGCACCGAGACCGTGATCCGGGCGTTGCGGCCGTGGGAGCGCGACGGCGTCGTGGTCACCGGGCCCGGCGGCTTCATCCTCGGCGATCTGCCGGCGCTGACCGCGTGCGCCGCCGCCGGTTGA
- a CDS encoding formylglycine-generating enzyme family protein, which translates to MSSRAITLLFVALVAAPAAAAPRVVIGPGTYRPLFPTSPGETEVAVAAFALDATPVTNADFLAFARANPAWRRGRIKTVRADRDYLGHWAGPLELGPRAPAAAPVVRVSWFAAKAYCAWRGGRLPTEREWELAAQASATARDGTDDPAWEERVLAWYAAPTPTVLPAVGQGEANAWGVRELHGLVWEWVYDFGAALVASDDRGRGDADRAKYCGAGAALARDPGQYATFMRLAFRSSLQARYTTANLGFRCAADVPPTRKER; encoded by the coding sequence ATGTCGAGCCGCGCCATCACCCTGCTGTTCGTCGCGCTGGTCGCCGCCCCGGCGGCCGCGGCGCCGCGCGTCGTGATCGGGCCCGGCACCTATCGCCCGCTGTTCCCGACCTCGCCGGGCGAGACCGAGGTGGCGGTCGCGGCGTTCGCGCTCGACGCGACGCCGGTGACCAACGCCGACTTCCTCGCGTTCGCGCGCGCCAACCCGGCCTGGCGGCGCGGGCGCATCAAGACCGTCCGCGCCGATCGCGACTACCTCGGGCACTGGGCCGGGCCCCTCGAGCTGGGGCCGCGCGCACCCGCGGCCGCGCCGGTCGTGCGCGTGAGCTGGTTCGCGGCCAAGGCCTACTGCGCCTGGCGCGGCGGGCGGCTGCCGACCGAGCGCGAGTGGGAGCTGGCAGCGCAAGCCAGCGCGACCGCGCGCGACGGCACCGACGATCCAGCCTGGGAGGAGCGCGTCCTGGCGTGGTACGCGGCGCCGACGCCGACGGTGCTGCCCGCGGTCGGGCAGGGCGAGGCCAACGCCTGGGGCGTGCGCGAGCTGCACGGGCTGGTGTGGGAGTGGGTCTACGATTTCGGCGCGGCGCTGGTCGCGTCGGACGATCGCGGGCGCGGTGACGCCGACCGCGCCAAGTACTGCGGCGCCGGGGCCGCGCTGGCCCGGGATCCGGGGCAGTACGCCACGTTCATGCGGCTCGCGTTCCGCAGCTCGCTGCAGGCGCGGTACACGACCGCGAACCTCGGGTTCCGCTGCGCGGCCGACGTGCCGCCGACGCGAAAGGAGCGCTGA